In the genome of Cercospora beticola chromosome 2, complete sequence, one region contains:
- a CDS encoding uncharacterized protein (antiSMASH:Cluster_11) → MRPSTLSSVAVLAAHAMAAPQLVLPSGHLSSTIAAATSAVVDPKAKVSTADLWGPAPTEAAVADPTEQDVFPSVKTLAPTLPVVLGQKFAHSAKTTSTNTNTPVIAGGKPKSTHVPEAPNMANVPGTSPRAFHCKLEGCFYDDDGSKVANVARAVHEVMATETHTVPVAPGATAAPENDDDKHFTLQARIANGTLTVDAVGGHPSLFSIISAMAAAASPTPFEGHPPQ, encoded by the exons ATGCGTCCCTCCACCCTCTCATCCGTCGCGGTCTTAGCTGCTCACGCCATGGCTGCACCGCAGCTCGTCCTCCCTTCGGGCCATCTCAGCAGTACAATTGCCGCTGCTACTTCAGCCGTCGTCGACCCAAAGGCCAAGGTCAGCACCGCCGACCTCTGGGGGCCTGCTCCAACCGAGGCCGCCGTTGCAGACCCGACTGAGCAGGACGTGTTCCCATCAGTCAAGACCCTAGCTCCCACTCTTCCTGTCGTCCTCGGCCAAAAGTTTGCGCATAGCGCGAAGACAACCTCCACAAACACAAACACGCCAGTCATCGCCGGCGGAAAACCCAAGTCCACCCACGTTCCAGAGGCTCCGAATATGGCAAACGTACCTGGTACCTCACCTCGTGCTTTCCATTGCAAACTCGAAGGTTGCTTctacgacgacgatggcTCCAAGGTTGCCAATGTGGCGCGCGCTGTCCATGAGGTTATGGCT ACCGAAACTCATACAGTCCCTGTTGCTCCAGGAgccactgctgctccagAGAATGATGATGATAAACATTTTACCCTGCAGGCTCGCATCGCG AATGGAACCCTCACGGTCGACGCCGTTGGAGGACACCCTTCCCTTTTCTCAATCATTTCAGCCATGGCTGCGGCTGCGTCCCCTACGCCGTTTGAGGGCCACCCTCCACAGTGA
- a CDS encoding uncharacterized protein (antiSMASH:Cluster_11), with translation MPFNTALTRKLGIRVPVVQGGMQWVGYAELASAVSNAGGLGILTALTQPTPDDLRKEIRKCKTMTDKPFGVNLTLLPSINPPDYPAYAQAIIDEGIRIVETAGNSPGPIIKQLKEADPPCVILHKCTTIRHAMSAVKLGVDFLSIDGFECAGHVGEHDITNLILLNRARQVMPVPFIASGGFADGQGLAAALNLGAVGINMGTRFMCTLEAPIHHNIKESIVKAQETDTQLVLRKWKNTSRLFKNKVSTEAYQIENDPNTKEFASVGPLVSGQRGRKVFQNGDPDFGVWTAGQVIGVIHDIPSCEVLVSRIEKEAIESLQQASSLIVDKQPPADIRGKPASEIQAKL, from the exons ATGCCTTTCAATACTGCTCTCACGCGCAAGCTGGGCATCCGAG TACCCGTTGTCCAAGGTGGCATGCAATGGGTCGGATACGCTGAACTCGCATCGGCCGTGTCCAACGCCGGCGGTCTCGGTATCCTCACTGCCCTCACACAGCCCACGCCCGACGACCTGCGCAAAGAGATCCGGAAATGCAAAACCATGACCGACAAGCCCTTTGGCGTGAACCTGACCCTCCTCCCCTCGATCAACCCGCCCGACTACCCCGCCTACGCGCAGGCCATTATCGATGAGGGTATCCGCATCGTCGAGACGGCTGGCAACTCGCCGGGCCCCATCATCAAGCAGCTGAAGGAAGCCGACCCGCCGTGTGTGATCCTGCACAAGTGCACCACCATCCGCCACGCCATGAGCGCTGTCAAGCTCGGCGTCGACTTCCTGTCCATTGACGGCTTCGAGTGCGCCGGCCACGTCGGCGAGCACGACATCACGAACCTGATCCTCCTCAACCGCGCCCGCCAAGTCATGCCCGTTCCCTTCATTGCCTCCGGAGGCTTTGCCGATGGTCAAGGTCTGGCTGCGGCGCTGAACCTCGGCGCAGTGGGTATCAACATGGGCACGCGATTCATGTGCACGCTGGAGGCGCCTAtccaccacaacatcaaGGAGAGCATCGTGAAGGCGCAAGAGACAGACACACAGCTAGTGCTGAGGAAATGGAAGAACACATCGCGCTTGTTCAAGAACAAGGTCAGCACAGAAGCATACCAGATTGAGAACGATCCCAACACGAAGGAATTTGCCTCCGTTGGCCCTCTGGTCAGCGGGCAGCGCGGTAGGAAGGTCTTCCAGAACGGAGACCCAGATTTTGGC GTATGGACCGCTGGCCAAGTCATTGGTGTCATCCACGATATCCCATCTTGCGAGGTTTTGGTGTCAAGGATAGAGAAGGAGGCGATTGAGAGCTTGCAACAGGCATCAAGTCTCATTGTTGATAAGCAGCCACCCGCAGATATCCGCGGCAAACCCGCGAGTGAGATCCaggctaagctatag
- a CDS encoding uncharacterized protein (antiSMASH:Cluster_11), whose translation MVRRNAPRLTLGSEDAVYNLTSDDQTLPEHFSLLRPSEQSFDAILFNIWMTVFAVCGGTAAVASLVLYAIALVKVKLRKFFHVQEQSPKALEWKKVVTVSLCAVAYHLAVVAIWYAIPDASWVSSGLSHVAARSARLIVRAEIGASMIVGGFVMGLKLLFD comes from the exons ATGGTGAGAC GCAACGCACCTCGCCTCACTCTCGGCTCCGAAGATGCCGTCTACAATCTGACCAGCGACGACCAAACCCTTCCCGAGCacttctctcttctccgccCATCAGAGCAATCCTTCGATGCCATCCTCTTCAATATCTGGATGACCGTCTTCGCCGTCTGTGGTGGAACCGCTGCCGTCGCTTCGCTGGTACTCTACGCTATCGCTCTCGTCAAGGTCAAATTGCGGAAGTTCTTCCACGTTCAGGAGCAGTCACCAAAAGCGCTCGAGTGGAAGAAGGTGGTTACGGTGTCCCTGTGTGCAGTGGCATACCATCTCGCCGTTGTCGCCATTTGGTACGCCATCCCGGATGCGAGCTGGGTGAGCTCTGGATTATCGCACGTGGCTGCCCGCAGTGCGAGACTTATTGTGAGGGCTGAGATTGGAGCTTCTATGATTGTGGGCGGGTTCGTGATGGGGCTGAAGTTGTTGTTCGATTGA
- a CDS encoding uncharacterized protein (SMCOG1100:3-hydroxyisobutyrate dehydrogenase~antiSMASH:Cluster_11): MPPTTNGQAPAVKNVGYIGLGNAGFSMASNLPKAGYHVVVHDVNEAQVQKAVSEWPNTTAANGKAEAFADCEVIVTMLPQGKIVREVLLGKDNFARCLKPGTIIIDTSSSSPFDTIALGKELAEHQLELVDSPITQTYMHATDGGESTLIVGADSPAVFAKAEPIIRTMARYVFHMGKLGNGHAMKTLNNYIMASSICALSDSLVTGQKYGLDPKQMIDVLNVGTGVCFPTLDTFRRDGLTGRYNSGFGLALLVKDLGITEDFMQYNGFETELPGLTRRYLGDALKEVEQNADHTKALVGWEKRSGVTLQRPKEVEDIPKEDFEHRLKGLNRSRDI, from the exons ATGCCTCCTACCACGAACGGGCAAGCACCTGCAGTAAAAAATGTTGGATACATCGGCCTCGGGAATGCAGGCTTCAGCATGGCCTCGAATCTGCCCAAAGCCGGCTACCATGTAGTCGTGCACGACGTGAACGAGGCACAAGTCCAGAAGGCTGTCTCGGAATGGCCAAACACCACTGCTGCGAATGGGAAAGCAGAGGCGTTTGCGGATTGCGAGGTTATTGTTACCATGCTTCCGCAAGGCAAGATCGTGAGAGAAGTGCTTCTCGGCAAAGACAACTTTGCTCGATGCTTGAAGCCAG GTACAATCATCATCGAcacctcctcatcctctccctTCGATACAATCGCCCTCGGCAAAGAACTCGCGGAACACCAACTCGAACTCGTCGACTCACCCATCACCCAGACCTACATGCACGCCACCGACGGCGGCGAATCCACCCTCATAGTCGGCGCCGACTCTCCCGCCGTCTTCGCCAAAGCCGAGCCCATCATTCGCACCATGGCACGCTACGTCTTCCACATGGGAAAACTCGGCAACGGCCACGCGATGAAAACGTTGAATAACTACATCATGGCATCCTCCATCTGCGCCTTAAGCGATAGCTTGGTAACAGGACAAAAATACGGCTTAGACCCAAAGCAAATGATCGATGTCTTGAACGTAGGGACAGGCGTATGCTTCCCTACATTAGATACATTCCGAAGAGATGGCTTGACAGGGCGGTATAATTCTGGTTTTGGGCTGGCGTTGTTGGTCAAAGATCTGGGGATCACAGAGGATTTCATGCAGTATAATGGGTTTGAAACAGAATTACCTGGTTTGACCAGGAGGTATTTGGGGGATGCGCTTAAGGAGGTGGAGCAGAATGCGGATCATACGAAGGCTTTGGTCGggtgggagaagaggagtgggGTGACGTTGCAGAGGccgaaggaggtggaggatatTCCGAAGGAGGATTTTGAACATCGGTTGAAGGGGTTGAATCGGTCGAGGGATATTTAG
- a CDS encoding uncharacterized protein (antiSMASH:Cluster_11): MYSAFGAVVEPTSCSKDTPRSLKRRSEALETLERMTFAVANAVNTRDFDPKSSAWSSVAPDTILSTMSGQEFGIRGLLRHLEQVTSTTPSYHIEFVDLYTTMNSTLDRGEVFARAEKFGDPPGVVKKGLFQIEYRLLEGEWKWVKQTSFAAGEMVAWE; encoded by the coding sequence ATGTACTCGGCCTTTGGAGCTGTCGTTGAACCTACTTCATGCAGCAAAGATACCCCGCGATCACTCAAGAGGCGGAGTGAGGCCCTTGAGACTCTCGAAAGAATGACATTTGCGGTCGCGAACGCAGTCAACACAAGAGATTTTGATCCCAAATCTTCAGCATGGAGCTCTGTGGCGCCCGACACCATACTTTCTACCATGTCGGGACAAGAGTTCGGTATTCGTGGCCTCTTGCGCCATTTGGAGCAAGTCACGTCTACGACACCTTCCTATCATATCGAGTTCGTCGACTTATACACCACGATGAATAGCACACTTGATCGCGGGGAGGTGTTTGCGAGAGCGGAAAAGTTTGGGGACCCGCCTGGCGTTGTCAAGAAGGGCCTGTTCCAAATCGAGTATAGGTTGCTGGAAGGCGAGTGGAAGTGGGTGAAGCAGACCAGCTTCGCTGCTGGAGAAATGGTTGCGTGGGAATAG